A region of the Culex quinquefasciatus strain JHB chromosome 1, VPISU_Cqui_1.0_pri_paternal, whole genome shotgun sequence genome:
ttgcacttaaattttcataaaaatattgaagttttttgaaaaaaaaaaatagttttttgccccctgatttttaggGCCAACATTGAAGGAGGgataaaaacttttaataaaatttgtaccagccttaatgtttttgattttttttaatttttaaattttttttattttcaattttttattttttttatttttgtaattttttttaattttttatttttttttaattttttagattttttttcttttattttttattttttttaatttttttgaaattttgtcaatttttaaattttttaaatctttttttattttttttttttgatttattttttaaatttgctttaagtttttatttttgttttaatttaatttttttattgttttttattttgtctttttttattttctgagaaAGCatgataaaacatatttttaaacgaatttCGATTTAAGGGTTTTCAGcctaatttggttgaaaataaaaataaaataaagtatttttttccactccaatttcaattattgccgagcttccgtggccgtgaggttacggatttcgccttgtaagcggaaggtctgtctggctcggcaaagtcagatcccttcaaagagtgcatctgctcactgggaatactgaccggtagagGATGGGTTTCgtctagcggcgtgctggatttccaatccaaaggtcgtgagtttgattctcgtaccgggatgatgaatttTAAACCCGAGGAAAAACCACTTTTATATTTGGCCATTTTTAAAATGAACGTTgaagtttttgttgatttatgtttcatgttgaagtttttttttcagattttttttttgtaaaattatgtattgttacaaaaaaaaattaataatctgtttgtttttttatttgtttagacATTTTATGCGCTGGCTGATATTAACAGGTTTTGATTAACAACCATTCTTTGGgtaagaaatgcctattttgAGATTCTGgaaatgtatggaatttaacATGCAAATGCACAAATTTGAAAAGTgaactttgacaatttttaaataaaatgctttattatttttttaaaagctacATTTTACACCTCTCTGAATTGAAATcacaagggtttttttttgaacatttggtttttctttttttccccaAAAGTTTTTATATTCGTTGGGTGGTGGGAGACTTTTTGATTATTGACACCGTTTGTGAACGTTGATTTTAGCATTTTGCTCTTGTTCATCCACACGCGAACGAATGAGCGCTGTCATTTGACGCTCTCCGAAGATACATTCGCGCAGCAGAGCAGCGTTTGTTCGCCATTCTACCGAAATTCGGTTCATCTTCCCAATGACTGCATTCACATGAGTGCTGTCACCACGCGCCAGAAAGAGAGCGGTTGCGTGAGTGCCGTGCTCGGTTACCGTTCGTTTCAACTACGTGTGCATTTGCTAACGGTCGCTTCGCGATGGCGATCGTGTCAGATCGGTAACATAATGAGGTTTGGGTGGTCACCCtggaaaaatagttcaaaatagTTTAGTTTCTGTAAATCGTTCAAATATCTGCGCAATCAACTATTGATGACTTTGGAGTCTTGTCAACTTGAAATGTGGAAATAACTGAtaggaaaatcaaatttgaacaatCGTGATAACCGGTTGGGCATCTGATTTTTAGCTTTTATCACTCGCCTCAGCTGGAAACAGGTCCGACACGTGAGAGCTCATTTGCCACGACGAGGAGCACGACTCGCCAATAATTAGAAATTCATCAaagagtaaattaaaaaaaaaggcacCTAACGATCGCGCGCGCGTAACCAGACAATAGGCAAATATCGACCTTGCCTGTAATAATAGCAATAACACTAGTGATAGAGGTAGGCTccgtaataaaaaaaagaacgagGTGTTAATTAAAgtgacaaacattttacaatcgTTACAGTACAGAGCGAACGAGAGAGATAACACAAAATGCTAATTTACAtggtcttttttttattccgcAGGCCTCATCGGAGACGACGACCGAGTGGAGTGTGGGTGGTTGCGGCGTATGTGCGCTTGTATGGCCCTCGGAGGCGCTTCTTCACAACCACCAACTGGGACCGAGACGACGACTCGCCAGCGATTTAGCAATTAGTCTCAGACGGGTTCCCGGCCAAGTCAGGCTGCGCTGCGCTGTCAGTCGTTATCGTGATTttgtaaattgattaaattgttGGCGACCGTCGTCGAGGAGGAGAAGACGATCGCTCTCGAAAGAAACTTGCTCAGTTTTGTCGCGTGTTCAGTCTTTATCAATCCACCGTCACGATGAGTATGAGTAAGTAGCTTGGGAGGGGAGTTTCTTGGTTGATCGTATGCTGATCGCTCTCGCTCTCGATCGCAGGTTCGTACACCGAGAGCAGTTCCGAGGAGGACGATCTGTCGCCGCGGGACAAGGTCCAGCAGAACTCGAAGGGATTCGCGGACTTTTGCGTGCGCAACATCAAACAGCACTCGTTCGGGCGGCACGAGATCGAGATCGCGGAACAGGAGATGCCCGGGATCATGGCGTTGCGGAAGCAAGCGCTGGACGACAAACCGCTCAAGGGGTCGAACATTGTCGGCTGTACGCACATCAACGCCCAGACGGCCGTCCTCATCGAAACGCTGATCAGCCTGGGCGCCAACGTCAGATGGGCCGCGTGCAATATCTACTCGACGCAGGTAGGTCGTCGTTATCACATGACTCCACACTCTTCAGAAGCtgtcgagctcaacggcaagtGCAAAGTGTTGTTCTCCAAGTGGTGTGTCGAGGAATTGAGGGCAATTAagattgtttgttttgttttacttcTTCGTCTTCTCCCCATCTTCCTCTCTCTAGAATGAAGTGGCGGCGGCCCTGGCGGAGAGTGGCGTCCCCATCTTTGCCTGGCGCGGCGAGATCGAGGAGGACTTTTGGTGGTGCATCGACAAGTGCGTGCACGCGGAAAACTGGCAGCCCAACATGATCCTCGACGACGGCGGGGACGCGACGCACCTGATGCTGAAAAAGTACCCCGTCATGTTCAAGATGATCAAGGGAATCGTGGACGAGAGCGTGACGGGGGTGCACCGCCTGTACCAGCTGTCCAAGACGGGCAAGCTGACGGTGCCGGCGATGAACGTCAAGGACGCCATCACCAAGACCAAGTTCGACAGTCTGTACAGCTGCAAGGAGTCCGTCATCGATAGGTTCGTGTCAACAAGATCCCCCGATCGTAACCCAAAAAAACTAACCAAAACGATCATTCCAGCTTGAAGCGCGCCACCGACATCATGATCGGCGGCAAACAGGTGGTCCTCTGCGGGTACGGCGAGGTCGGCAAGGGTTGCGCCCAGGCCCTCAAGGGTCTCGGCTGCATCGTGTACGTGACCGAGATCGACCCGATCTGTGCCCTGCAGGCCTGCATGGACGGCTTCCGTGTGGTCAAACTAAACGAGGTGATACGGACCGTTGACGTCGTGATCACGTGCACCGGCAACAAGAACGTCGTCACCCGTGAGCACATGGACAAGATGAAGAACGGCTGCATCGTGTGCAACATGGGTCACTCCAACACGGAGATCGACGTCAACAGTCTGCGGACCTCGGAGCTGCAGTGGGAGAAGATGCGCTCCCAGGTCGATCACATCATTTGGCCTGGCCCAGACGGGAAGCGGATCATCCTGCTGGCCGAGGGCCGCCTCGTTAACCTGTCCTGCTCAAGCGTGTCGTCGTTCGTGGCGTCCATCACGGCGGCCACCCAGGCGCTGGCGCTGATCGAGCTGTTTAACGCGCCGCCCGGACGGTACAAGGCCGACGTGTACCTGCTGCCGAAGAAGATGGGTGAGTGGCAAAAAGGCAGCACAAAGTGCGCGAATTGCAGGGGCAACTAGACAGCGAACTTTTGCGAATGTGCATCGACATCGCAATTTAAGCAACACCCCCTGATAACGAAGACTGCGACAACCGGTTGCAGCGCAAACACTAATTTAATACAGATTGTATTTTCCCATAACCTCAAAATCGGTTTACAGGAGTGGTTAACGAACGCTTTCAAATTTTTCTGAGTAGAGTTCTGTTTTCAGATACGTAGtttgctagatttttttttaaactgatattTATACctccgtggagattttcccttatccccttaaaaaatggAACATCAACACGTACCGGAATTAGCTATCCAATGTTCTCGGAAAGTGTCGAACCTTGGGATTATTGAAtcgtggatatttttttttcgttttttttggttgtaacgcTGAAATCTTacatcaaaaacaaaacagaattgcGCTTGGGGAagtttaccatttctcagcatATTTGTATTATCGGTCTATAAGCACTtttatcatgaattacagctttcataaagtgtttttgactgttccgaAGTAATAATAGCTCATATAAAAGTGAGTAAGCAGCTCTCCATTGTTGATTTACCTGAAAATGTTgctttaatagcggaaaactgctaaagtgattagaattggtcgaacgacTTAGACTGATTAAAATTGGTATAATTAAcctattttgtaaaaatctttcaaacaaatttatgcCAAATTTCTTATCGTTTGGATagtaaaaattgtgaaaatattgctaactctttttttttttttgctgtgaacagacacggaccactgcgacacttgggtatctattgtagtatgatctgttctcaggttttctgttttgctgctatacacagcctgccgaacgatcgtcttccgtagcgctattgtttgagcgagacagttTTTGCTAACTCTtacataaactattttttttttcgtatttgttgttcaattttacatcttttTAGGTTAACCAGAGCTAAAATAACCGCAATCTTTTTCGCatgcgaactttcttcatccgcgaaagagagaggagacgaaaaacgcaaaagaaaatctctttttgaaaaaaagaatcaatcagttgaagatttttttgtgattctcaTTGTTTGCAAcactaaaatcaatttatttcgatttgtttatattgttaatcttcaaaaaaatgacagttcattttttgacgtgtgacattacacctgcaagtgtagtagtgaaatcaATGttccaagaaacggtcaagtaAAGgatcacgaaaagatttttcttaagcgatatttacgcagctgaaaaggaacagaaacggaaatagcgtttgacgtttctccgCGTGGTGCTTGTTTacaatatgttttgatgaaaaaacattggatttgctcatttgaatgcgactgaaaattacaaacgtatcaataattttgaaaattcttaaattccttactGAAGCGATAGGGTTAAAGTTCctttaataaaatcaacaacaataaCATCCTAAATTCCGAATCTTAATGTTAAAAGAACGGATTTTGTTGTAAACAAGAGGGAATAACCTTACAACTGGAcgaacaaacaaaataaaaacttagatattttgaatctGGAATTTAgacatttcaatttaaaacttAAGAGAATTCagtaatttataaatttgaaaatacaaatagTTCAGAAATAAAAAGTAACACTAGAAAACTTacaagcttaaaaaaaattaaaatttcaaatttcaaagaacacaacattttaaaatccaaaaactataaaataaaggattttttcttattttggtatttaaaattgtatttaatttaattgattcTAGCTGTCCCACCTCGTTCcgcaaataagaaaaataatagTTTGGTATTCGaaataagaccgagccacgtagcccagtggtaacgcttccgccttgtaaccggtagatcggggttcaaatcccggctcaaAAACAAGGAAAGATATATGTATGGTTACTTTTTATTCCAAATATtaataattctaaaatcctttaattttaataattcaaagactcaaaaatttagaagttgtaaatttaaattaaattaaaattaaaaaattggaaaGTTCAGagcattctaaaattcaaatatttaacaatgctagaattattttttttaagaatttaggccgctgcaaatatttttcaaaaaacttcaaagttctaatggaaatataatttgaataaatttttatgaaataccaaaaaatgtttttattttcgtgTCCATCAAAacctagatattttgaaaactaatattcccaaaacaactggactggtgtaaaatggattttaaaacacaaaatttatgaatttcagaatttgagaatttacgaaaatctgaattttaaaatctaagaaataaggaatttaataattaaaaaaataaagaatttgaTAATTGGaagatttgtaaattttgaaattttattccaGAAAGAATCagaatttttaagctttttgattttttaaaaataataatttttgtttttgattttttttaaatataataatttttgttttttttatttttttgtattttggtaaatGACCAACTAAGTattcggttttgacgaaaactggaTTATTTTGAACGTACGtgtacaactttttccaaaacaacAAATCGATTAAAATGTCCCTTCTAgagttacagattttcaaataacttttttaatgGTTAATGatctaaatttatgaaattctaaaatcatgaaattgttaacatcaaaatttataatttctgaATTAAGTATTTGTTTTTACATTTCGAagaaaaaagtgctttaaaatgaactttataattttaatgctttatacACCAGTTTCAGTTAATCAAAATCTAAGTTTTAACGAGAgcatatttttcaacaaaaaaaaaacttttttgaaaggtccttcgaaattttgctatgtttcttagcccaaacatgctaataaTCTCGCTATAAAAAGTTATCACTTAGGGAAATGTATTTTtagttgttttcagttgattacacttcttatttcattgaattttttaaatgttttgaaacaacatttctttttttccttattttttgagccaaatctttgaaagatatttgcaacggcctataaaaaaattagaaaaaaaggtgcaggtggttatgttacacatgaccagtatgacaaagaactttgcaagatgattgttgaaattttcgataagaatgtccggtccaaatttccccatgattcccttataattacataagacaactcttttgtgaatagttgtaagacataatatcaacgtcctatcgaactaaggggacggaaattgcaaatggaactgcaatagaaatcaaggtgaaatcaatcgactttccctcaccactcgaaagttatcaagatgcggaaatgtttttgcaaggctgttgcaagcaattggcggcagcaaagtaaatttcaacagcaaacattaaaactgccctttcaagggctctaattgaattcgaaatagttattctatatttccagaaacagaatttcgccgcggcacaataaaaaggcaatcgcagtaatcgatttattacttcctgcgtaaaataagcgatttattttaactgcgtaacttcagataatggtcagatgcatgtgcagtatcaaaaaccataaagtttgatacccatattgccctaactcttatggttcggcaaatgtcccctcatcggaacatccgcggggcctccggccactccggattgtagccaatacttccgaaatttctaatttcatgtccagtatcaaaaaccataaagtttgatacccatattgcccaactcttatggttcgggaaatgtccccccaccggaatatccccggggcctccggattgtggtcactactgctgaaatgtcaaattttatgtccagtatcaaaaaccataaagtttgatacccatattgccctaactcttatggttcggcaaatgtcccctcatcggaacatccgcggggcctccggccactccggattgtggccaatacttccgaaatttcaaatttcatgtccagtatcaaaaaccataaagtttgatacccatattgccctaactcttatggttcggcaaatgtcccctcatcggaacatccgcggggcctccggccactccggattgtggccaatacttccgaaatttcaaatttcatgtccagtatcaaaaaccataaagtttgatacccatattgccccaactcttttggttcggcaaatgtcccccttcgggaaatccgcggggcctccggccactccggattgcggttacgactgccgaaatgttaaatttcatgtccagtatcaaaaaccataaactttatcgcaaccacaaccaacttgacccaaagggaactggttctcgatcaacacggagaccccttcttgatgccgttaaccggagccttccgggatcagcagcttgaccacatcggtccctaacgttcttccttgatggcctgcagcgacaatccgtcccgttcctgcgacggcccgagccatttcggcgacctctccacgtcgttgaccggggaaatttctgctgtcccttctgattctgcaactgccactcgatgttgactcctcggctgtcagaaaattatgagcttgagtggagatgattttagatacatcaatctcacgtctctaggagaggatgatcgggaaaggtttgttcaaccaatcagcgtgaaggaaaaggaggggaagtctgCGAAGAGGGGAAATCGCCACGTAACGATTTCGCTTCGCAAAAAAATGGGTTCCGATCTTTTTATTCATTCTCTTTACACATACTACACACCACCTAGAGCACCAAACAGTGCGTTGCAAGTGTATTTGTAGCAAGAAAGCGCCATCGACTGTGGAtttgctcgtgtgtgtgtgtgtgt
Encoded here:
- the LOC6044324 gene encoding adenosylhomocysteinase-like 1, translated to MSMSSYTESSSEEDDLSPRDKVQQNSKGFADFCVRNIKQHSFGRHEIEIAEQEMPGIMALRKQALDDKPLKGSNIVGCTHINAQTAVLIETLISLGANVRWAACNIYSTQNEVAAALAESGVPIFAWRGEIEEDFWWCIDKCVHAENWQPNMILDDGGDATHLMLKKYPVMFKMIKGIVDESVTGVHRLYQLSKTGKLTVPAMNVKDAITKTKFDSLYSCKESVIDSLKRATDIMIGGKQVVLCGYGEVGKGCAQALKGLGCIVYVTEIDPICALQACMDGFRVVKLNEVIRTVDVVITCTGNKNVVTREHMDKMKNGCIVCNMGHSNTEIDVNSLRTSELQWEKMRSQVDHIIWPGPDGKRIILLAEGRLVNLSCSSVSSFVASITAATQALALIELFNAPPGRYKADVYLLPKKMDEYVASLHLPTLDAHLTELSDEQARYMGLNKAGPFKPNYYRY